The genomic interval CTGTGTAAGGCAGCATAGCTTTCATCGTTTGATGAAGCTTACCACTCTGTGTGCGATGGCATTCATCTACAAATACAAATAAATCTCCAACTGCTTTTGATGGACTGTTTTTTAGCTCCTCAATAAACTCATCAAAGTTATCTACATCTCTCTTTCCAAACTTATGAACCAGTGAACAAAGCAAACGTGGTTTCGCTTGTCCTAATTGATTCATAAGGTCTCTGCCGCTTCGAGTGCGATATATTTGTTCACCGGCTTCGGCAAAAACTCTTTCAATCTGTTTATCGAGTTCATCACGGTCTGTAATGATGGCAACTCTCGCATTTGGATTATTTTCCAATATCCATTTTGCCAACAGCACCATAACAATGCTTTTACCGCTGCCTTGCGTATGCCAGATGATGCCGCCTTCATGCCTGCGCACATGTTCCTGTGCCGCTTTTACGCCGAAGTACTGGTGCGTTCGTGGAAGTTTTTTAATTCCACCGTCGAACACTATAAAGTCATAGATAAGTTCAAGAAAGCGCTTCTTGTTACACAGCTTCATTAGGTATTTATCTAACTGAAGTAAGTTGTCGTCGTGCTCATCCTCTTTCCATTTCAAATAATACTTTTCAGGTGTGCCAATGGTTCCGAAACGCAAACCCTCAGTATCGTTTCCGGCAAATATAAACTGAACCGTTGAGAAGAACGATTGTATAAATTCCCTTTGCTGGTTTACAATGCTCTGTCTGATGCCATCACCGATAGAAACAGTGCTTCGTTTTAATTCCAAAACTGCAAGAGCAATTCCGTTTACGTATAAAACGATATCAGGACGTTTTTCCCTTTCACCTTGTACAGTTACTTCTTCAGCAAAAGCAAAATCGTTTTCCTCAATCTTATTCGGATCCCATTCTATCAAATGAACGGTTTCATAGTTCTCGCCAACCTCAGCTTTTACTTTTACACCATAACGTAGAAGCTGATAAACATTTTTATTGTTTGTGTATAAACTCTCGTTGTAGTTGTTGGCAGTGGTACGCAACTCGTGCAATGCTTTGTTGATGAGAGTCTGACCGTATCCTTTTTTGATAAGATACTTTTTGAGTGTGTCTTCATCAATGTTGCTGTTGTTTGGTCGGCCTTCCCAATTACCGAGATATCTATAGCCCAATTGATTGAACAACTGCACAATACGGTTTTGGGTTGATCTTTCTATTTGTCCAACGTCTGCCATTATCTAAATAGTTTTATATATTTTTCAAATGAGAAAATTCGGTTTCGTTTATATCCTGTGGTTTCTATTATTATTTCCAATCGTATAAAATCTTCTATCAATCGTAACGCCGTTGAGATATTAATATGCAGCGAATCGGAAACATCCTGACTGTCGGTGATGGGATTGCTGTAGAGATAATGCAAGAAAGATTTTGCGAGCATAGTTTTTCTCCCCAGGCTCATTATTTTCTGTTCGCATTTCTGACGCAATGCAATTATTGAACGAAATGCCTGAATAGAATTTTCAGCAGTTTGTCTGACGCCTTCTAGAAAGAATTTTATCCATTGAGTCAGATCGTTATGCGTTCTTACTCTTGTAAGGTTATCGTAATAAAATGATTTATTTCTATCGAAATAATCTGACAGATACAATGTTGGTTTTACCAACAAACCCTTACTAACCAGATACAATGTAATTAGCAATCTGCCGATTCTTCCGTTTCCATCTAAAAACGGATGAATGGTTTCAAATTGATAATGAGCTATACCTATCTTTATCAAATGAGGTAATTGTACTTGCTCATTATTAAGAAATTTTTCCAGATCACTCATCAATTCAGGTACCTCATTTTCATGTGGAGGAATAAATACAGCATCATTAAGCGAACTTCCACCGATCCAATTTTGGCTGGTGCGAAATTCACCGGGCTTTTTGTGCGTACCTCGTACACCTTGTAAAAGCTCGAGATGGGTTTTTCTTAGCAGTCTATTTGACAGTGGAATTTTTATTAACTCCTCTATCGCATCGTTCATTGCCCGAATATAATTCTGCACTTCCTGCCAGTCGTCTTTTTTCTCCGGAAGTATGTATTCCTGTTTTTGAAGAGCTTCTTCTATGTTCGTTTGAGTTCCTTCAATACGGCTGCTTGTAATACCTTCCTTTGCAACGTGCATCTTTATAAAAAAATCCACGTCGGGTATTAATTGTGAAAAAGCGTTCAGTTCTCCTAATTTGATATCGGCTTGACTGAGCAGTATATTTAATTCCGGATTGCTTATTTGCCAGCTGATATTAATTACACTTGGGCTGAAACTTTTGTATTGATATTGGCTTTTAAAATTACCGGCTTTAAAATCTTTTATATCCATTGTTGTTTTATGAGTTTCTGCAAATATAATTATTTATATTTGTATTTACAAGTATATCTGCAAATATACTTGTTCTTTTTGCACTTCTGCATAAATAAATACGCATAATTGCATTTATACCGTTTTCTTCGAATATGCCGATTTTCATTCACATTTGTGTCTAAATTAGACGTATTTTCCCAGTTAATAAATTCTGCATCATGCCTTGCTTGAGCATTTTGTATTTCTCTAATTTCTTTTCTAAGGATTCTATTTCGGTATCCATATCGGAAAGGATTTGGGCAATGTGGATTTGTTTGGCTTTCTCTTCAGGAAGTTGAATTTCAAATTCTCTAAGGGGTGTTTTGATAATTTGAGGTTGTCCTGATCCAGTAATACACTTACGAAAATCTTGGTTTGCAAGTATGTAATAGAAAAATAACTTGTCAATAGAAATATTTCTATCAACATTTATAACCATTGCATTACCAGTAATCCAACACTTATCAATTGTTCTGTTAACAGTTCCACAAGTTGAACCTCTACAGGTAATTGTTGTCTGCCAAGTTTCGTGATTATATTTATCATACATCCCTACAATTCCATTTGCTCCATAAACCAAATAACCATCTTTAACAAAAACATCTTGCGATATTGTTTGTGGCTGATAAATCTCTGCTATCTTCCCCAACTTCTTCACTTGCCATTTGTCTGAACTGTGATTTATGTGATTTAATGATTGCCCTGATTTTTTTTTATCTTTTAAATCACGGTCATCAAGTGAATCCCAAAAATCCGGGTTCAGACATTTTTGCATAGCTCCTTGCTTGATGTTTCGCTTTTTGGCGATGAGTTTTTCTAATTGTGTAATGAGCCCTTCGACTTCGCTCAGGGCAAGTGCGATGGCGGTTTGCTCGGCTTTGGTGGGGGGAAGGGCAACTTTGTACTTTGCAAAGGAAATTCCTGTTAATTGCGGAACTCCGCTACTCTCAAAGAAAATATTAATTTTGTAGTTTATAAATTCAGTTAAATACTTAGCATCAATATTTTTATGTGGCATCAAAACAAGCAATCTACCAATTGCACCATATTCCTCACTTCTTTTAAAGGCGGTTCCTAATCCCACGCCTCTGCCAACAACTGTTAGACTTTCACCACTAAATTCAGATACATTGTAATACCCATATAATCCAGCGCCTAATACTGTGTTTGAATATACGGGGTACTTGTAATTGGAGTCTTGATCCTTTGAATAGTTTTCTTTTTTTAAATCTTTGCCAACAGAAATTATAGAAATATCTCCAATTGCCTTCACCTCCCAATCGCTCGGAATAATGCCAACCTCAGTATTTTTAAATCCTTCTACCATTTGAATTTCATTTGCTTTAAATGGTTTCATCATTATACGGCACTGCCAATTGCTGTTCGATCAATGCTTTTAATTCTTCCCTGTTGGGCAAATAAAGCTGATATTTGCTCACAAAAAGTTGGGATGAAATATTATGCATAGCATATTTTACAAGCAACTCGTCCTTTTCTTTAGCCAACACAATACCGACAGGCGGGTTATCGCCTTCGGTGTTTTCTTCGCTTTCGAAATAGCCAAGATACATGTTCATTTGTCCAACGTCTTCGTAACCGGCTTCCTCTTTTTTCAGATCAATCAGCACAAAACATTTTAGAATACGATGGTAAAAAACCAAATCCACATAGTAGGAGCGGTTGCCTACGGGTACACGGTACTGCCTGCCAACAAAGGTAAAGCCTTTGCCTAACTCAAGCAAAAAATGTTGTAACTTGTCAATAATTCTTTTTTCAAGGTCAGATTCACTTAAATGGTAAGGTTCGGGAATTTTTAAAAACTCCAACACATAAGGTTCACGAATAAGGTCTGTAGGATTTTCTATCAGTTGCCCCTGTTTGGCTAACTGTAATATGCCCTCTTTGTCTTTTGATGCAGCCAAACGGAGAAATAAGGAAGATTTTTTCTGGCGTATCAACTCTGTGGTACTCCAGTTTTCAATGATAGTTTGTTTTTCATAAAATGAACGTTCCAGCGGGTCTTCTATTTTAAGCAACTCTACCCAATGAGTCCAGCTTAATTGGTGCGGAAGCTCCGCACTAATTGGGTAAGTGATGTAGAATTGTCTCATCCGTTTAAGATTGCTTAAACTAAAACCTCTACCATGAAGTAATAAAAGGTCTTTTGATAAGCTTTCTAAAAGTCCTTTTCCATAATCTGCTTTTACTTTTCCACCTTGCTCAAACTCCACAACGTATTGACCGATTTTCCAATAGGTTTCTATAAGATAGGTATTAACAGCTAAAACAGCTTTTTGTCTGCTCTGTACATAAACATCTGAAATCTGCTTTACAAGATCGTTATAATTATTTTTTTGATGGTTTATTTCCATACAAACCCCATTTTTTTCAGGTGAGTATTTACTTTTTCTTCCAGGTCTTTCACTTCTTTGTTTTGCTGTGGCAATGGCGTTTCGTAGCGTTCAGCCAATTCCTTAATGCGTTGTGTAAGTCGGTGGCTTATGTTGTCCATCTCGGTTCTAATACGGTGCTCCATACTACGCATCCATTTCTTTTCAACTACAATAGATTTTATTTCGTCAATACTTAGCTTGGGATATTGTGCAATAACTTTCTTTTCCAAATCGGCATTTGTGACTTTTATTTTGGTTTGCACTTCGGCTTCATCATCCATCAGCTTTTTGTATTGGTTAAGCATGTCGTATTCTTCAGCATTATCGGCATTTCTTTTCCCCAACTCTTTAATTGCTTTCTGTAAATTACCTTTGCTAATCTTACCTTTATCATCTATTGCATTAGCAAGTAAACCATCTTCGCCTCCGCTCTGTGGTGAGCCTGTCGAACCATATTCTTCGCGCAATTCATCCATCTTTGCGGTCAGTGTTTCGGCTTGCGTTTCCAAATCGTCAATGGCTTTTTGTTCTTTAACAAAATATTCCTGTATAATCAAAGCCGGTGGTATCAACCTGCCTTCCAGTCCTTCAATACCCTGAACATATTTAACCGCAACCGCCTTTTCCTGGGCTGAGCCTGTCGAAGCCTTGGTTTTCTTTTCTATGCGTTTTACCTCCTTGCCCGCCTTCCAACCATCGTCTGTAAGTTCGTACATATCATCTTGCATTGTCTCAGCCCAGTAGTCCATAATGTGCTGGTACATTGCATATTTATCTGTCAGTTGTTTGTCTGTGTAATGTTTCAGCAGGTTTTCAGAAATAACTTGTATTTCTTTTTTTGGGTGCAAAGGCTTTCCCTTCGGCAGGCTCAGGACAGGGTCCAATGCCTTAGCATAAGCAATAGTTTCGTTTTTCCACTTATTAAATACTGCATCCATCTTT from Bacteroidota bacterium carries:
- a CDS encoding Fic family protein → MDIKDFKAGNFKSQYQYKSFSPSVINISWQISNPELNILLSQADIKLGELNAFSQLIPDVDFFIKMHVAKEGITSSRIEGTQTNIEEALQKQEYILPEKKDDWQEVQNYIRAMNDAIEELIKIPLSNRLLRKTHLELLQGVRGTHKKPGEFRTSQNWIGGSSLNDAVFIPPHENEVPELMSDLEKFLNNEQVQLPHLIKIGIAHYQFETIHPFLDGNGRIGRLLITLYLVSKGLLVKPTLYLSDYFDRNKSFYYDNLTRVRTHNDLTQWIKFFLEGVRQTAENSIQAFRSIIALRQKCEQKIMSLGRKTMLAKSFLHYLYSNPITDSQDVSDSLHINISTALRLIEDFIRLEIIIETTGYKRNRIFSFEKYIKLFR
- a CDS encoding restriction endonuclease subunit S; protein product: MMKPFKANEIQMVEGFKNTEVGIIPSDWEVKAIGDISIISVGKDLKKENYSKDQDSNYKYPVYSNTVLGAGLYGYYNVSEFSGESLTVVGRGVGLGTAFKRSEEYGAIGRLLVLMPHKNIDAKYLTEFINYKINIFFESSGVPQLTGISFAKYKVALPPTKAEQTAIALALSEVEGLITQLEKLIAKKRNIKQGAMQKCLNPDFWDSLDDRDLKDKKKSGQSLNHINHSSDKWQVKKLGKIAEIYQPQTISQDVFVKDGYLVYGANGIVGMYDKYNHETWQTTITCRGSTCGTVNRTIDKCWITGNAMVINVDRNISIDKLFFYYILANQDFRKCITGSGQPQIIKTPLREFEIQLPEEKAKQIHIAQILSDMDTEIESLEKKLEKYKMLKQGMMQNLLTGKIRLI
- a CDS encoding PDDEXK nuclease domain-containing protein; protein product: MEINHQKNNYNDLVKQISDVYVQSRQKAVLAVNTYLIETYWKIGQYVVEFEQGGKVKADYGKGLLESLSKDLLLLHGRGFSLSNLKRMRQFYITYPISAELPHQLSWTHWVELLKIEDPLERSFYEKQTIIENWSTTELIRQKKSSLFLRLAASKDKEGILQLAKQGQLIENPTDLIREPYVLEFLKIPEPYHLSESDLEKRIIDKLQHFLLELGKGFTFVGRQYRVPVGNRSYYVDLVFYHRILKCFVLIDLKKEEAGYEDVGQMNMYLGYFESEENTEGDNPPVGIVLAKEKDELLVKYAMHNISSQLFVSKYQLYLPNREELKALIEQQLAVPYNDETI